The following coding sequences are from one Streptomyces sp. NBC_01294 window:
- a CDS encoding acetate uptake transporter family protein yields MTDPEPAPEVPPGLGSTGGGRHMEPDLRRMTRINLRPIASPMPLGFYSVAIASVIVGCFQIGLFGEGSHRAVGLAILPAFVLQLLVSYFAFGARDVLAATLMACFSGLWLVNSLTLFVDAPGGTRVLGVLNAVFALFAVLMASVATPKRALWLVLCAAVPRFAVAALANLTGVDWLGTVSGVLGLVLAAVALYTAFALMLEDMRGEPVLPIGRSGPAHHAVEGDLTVQLRNLERQAGVRRTL; encoded by the coding sequence ATGACTGACCCGGAACCGGCGCCGGAGGTGCCCCCCGGGCTCGGCTCGACGGGCGGGGGCCGGCACATGGAGCCCGACCTGCGCCGGATGACGCGCATCAACCTGCGGCCCATCGCCTCGCCCATGCCGCTGGGCTTCTATTCCGTGGCCATCGCCTCGGTGATCGTCGGCTGCTTCCAGATCGGGCTCTTCGGGGAAGGCTCGCACCGCGCCGTCGGCCTGGCCATCCTGCCGGCCTTCGTCCTGCAACTGCTGGTGAGCTACTTCGCGTTCGGGGCCCGTGACGTGCTGGCGGCGACCCTCATGGCCTGCTTCTCCGGCTTGTGGCTGGTGAACTCCCTGACCCTGTTCGTGGACGCGCCGGGCGGGACCCGGGTGCTGGGCGTCCTCAACGCCGTCTTCGCCCTCTTCGCCGTGCTGATGGCATCCGTCGCGACCCCCAAGCGGGCCCTGTGGCTGGTGCTGTGCGCGGCGGTCCCCCGCTTCGCCGTGGCAGCGCTCGCCAACCTCACCGGCGTGGACTGGCTGGGCACCGTCTCCGGGGTCCTCGGGCTCGTGCTGGCGGCCGTCGCCCTGTACACGGCCTTCGCCCTGATGCTGGAGGACATGCGCGGCGAGCCGGTTCTCCCCATCGGCCGCAGTGGTCCCGCGCATCACGCCGTCGAGGGCGATCTGACGGTCCAGTTGCGCAATCTCGAGCGGCAGGCCGGCGTACGCCGCACGCTCTGA
- a CDS encoding amidohydrolase yields the protein MPVGGITAVSGPAERPGDGQAADLVLRNARIHTQDPSRPAATAIAVRDGRITALGDDADVARLVGPATQVVDALGRRVVPGLNDSHLHVIRGGLNYVLELRWDGVPSLRQALAMLREQAGRTPKGQWIRVVGGWTAEQFAERRMPTAAELTAAAPDTPVFVLHLYQSAILNRAAVRAAGFTRDTPDPRGGQIVRDRNGDPNGLLLAAPSALILYSTLARAPALDAADKMVSTRHFLRELNRFGLTSAVDAAGGFQSFPENYATVTELARAGELSVRIGYHLFPQTAGQELADLERWTATVRPGDGDSWLRLNGAGENLTWAAADFENFSEPRPELGSYEAEFEKVVRLLMENGWGFRLHATYDETIGRDLAVFEKLAADGLFPDGNSWLFDHAETVSSRNLERIAALGGGISVQNRMSFQGTAFAQRYGAEAAALAPPVTDMLRHGLPVAAGTDATRVSSYNPWVALYWLVTGRTVGGAALRPADQLLSREQALELYTLGGARLTGEDEDKGTLCEGRFADFAVLSHDYFAVAADDIPHIESLLTVVGGRIVYAAGEYEDLDEAVPPVSPAWSPVAHFGGYQASPPPSVAGARQADLLAEAVTASEQHRQWRVARGFVPEESPPALFDPCFVL from the coding sequence ATGCCCGTCGGCGGCATCACCGCCGTGTCCGGACCGGCCGAGCGTCCGGGGGACGGCCAGGCCGCCGACCTCGTCCTGCGCAATGCACGCATCCATACACAGGACCCCTCCCGGCCGGCCGCGACGGCGATCGCCGTGCGTGATGGCCGGATCACGGCCCTGGGCGACGACGCTGACGTCGCCCGCCTGGTGGGACCGGCCACCCAGGTGGTGGACGCCCTCGGCCGGCGGGTGGTCCCAGGGCTCAACGACTCCCACCTGCACGTCATCCGGGGCGGCCTGAACTACGTACTGGAACTGCGCTGGGACGGCGTCCCCTCCCTTCGGCAAGCCCTGGCCATGCTGCGCGAGCAGGCCGGCCGCACCCCCAAGGGCCAGTGGATCCGGGTGGTCGGCGGCTGGACCGCCGAGCAGTTCGCCGAACGCCGGATGCCCACCGCGGCCGAACTCACCGCCGCCGCACCCGACACCCCGGTGTTCGTCCTGCACCTGTACCAGTCGGCGATCCTCAACCGGGCCGCCGTGCGCGCCGCCGGATTCACCCGCGACACCCCGGACCCGAGGGGCGGGCAGATCGTCCGGGACCGGAACGGCGACCCCAACGGCCTGCTGCTGGCCGCCCCGAGCGCGCTGATCCTCTACTCCACCCTCGCGAGGGCCCCCGCGCTCGACGCAGCCGACAAGATGGTCTCCACCCGGCACTTCCTGCGCGAGCTGAACCGGTTCGGCCTGACCTCGGCCGTGGACGCGGCCGGCGGATTCCAGAGCTTCCCCGAGAACTACGCCACCGTCACCGAACTGGCCCGCGCGGGCGAGCTCAGCGTACGCATCGGCTACCACCTGTTCCCGCAGACCGCCGGCCAGGAGCTGGCCGACCTCGAACGCTGGACCGCGACCGTCCGGCCGGGCGACGGCGACTCATGGCTGCGGCTGAACGGCGCCGGCGAGAACCTCACCTGGGCTGCCGCCGACTTCGAGAACTTCTCCGAGCCGCGCCCGGAACTCGGCTCCTACGAAGCCGAGTTCGAGAAGGTGGTCCGGCTGCTGATGGAGAACGGCTGGGGCTTCCGGCTGCACGCGACGTACGACGAGACCATCGGCCGAGACCTCGCCGTCTTCGAGAAACTGGCTGCTGACGGACTGTTCCCCGACGGCAACAGCTGGTTGTTCGACCACGCCGAGACCGTATCCTCCCGGAACCTGGAGCGGATCGCGGCACTGGGCGGCGGGATCAGCGTGCAGAACCGGATGTCGTTCCAGGGCACGGCGTTCGCACAGCGCTACGGGGCCGAGGCCGCCGCGCTCGCCCCACCCGTCACCGACATGCTGCGACACGGTCTGCCCGTCGCAGCGGGCACCGACGCCACGCGCGTCTCCTCGTACAACCCGTGGGTGGCCCTGTACTGGCTGGTCACCGGCCGGACCGTCGGCGGCGCGGCCCTGCGGCCGGCCGACCAACTGCTCTCCCGCGAGCAGGCCCTGGAGCTGTACACCCTCGGCGGGGCGCGGCTCACCGGGGAGGACGAAGACAAGGGCACCCTCTGCGAAGGGCGGTTCGCGGATTTCGCCGTCCTGTCGCACGACTACTTCGCCGTGGCGGCCGATGACATCCCGCACATCGAGTCCCTGCTGACCGTGGTCGGCGGCCGGATCGTGTACGCCGCCGGTGAGTACGAGGACCTCGACGAGGCCGTCCCGCCGGTCAGCCCGGCGTGGAGTCCCGTCGCGCACTTCGGCGGCTACCAGGCCTCGCCGCCGCCCTCGGTGGCCGGCGCCCGCCAGGCCGATCTGCTGGCTGAGGCGGTCACCGCCTCCGAGCAGCACCGGCAATGGAGGGTCGCGCGCGGCTTCGTCCCCGAGGAGTCGCCGCCCGCCCTCTTCGATCCGTGCTTCGTCCTCTGA
- a CDS encoding alpha/beta fold hydrolase translates to MSRRHTLKTAAGAAATLTIAAAPPAAASAAGPGAGQGQAGRPTVVLVHGAFADAASWNPVTERLQQYGHPVVVVANPLRGLTHDAAQVAARLAAVPGPVVLVGHSYGGAVITQAAATAPTVKALVYVSAFVPDAGEVLGELAARFPGSQLEASLDPVPVPGPAGTTGVDLYIRPDRYHEVFAQDVPRTTTRVLAAGQRPLSGSAFTDRVSGAAWHTVPSWTLISTRDRGIVPELQRFQASRARSRTVEVPSSHLPMYSRPDAVVALIRSAARTIAA, encoded by the coding sequence ATGAGCCGACGCCACACCCTGAAGACCGCCGCCGGCGCCGCGGCAACGCTGACCATCGCCGCGGCGCCTCCGGCCGCGGCATCCGCCGCTGGACCCGGCGCCGGGCAGGGACAGGCCGGGAGGCCGACCGTGGTCCTGGTCCACGGCGCTTTCGCCGACGCCGCCAGCTGGAACCCCGTCACCGAACGGCTCCAGCAGTACGGTCACCCGGTGGTCGTCGTGGCCAATCCGCTGCGCGGCCTCACCCACGACGCCGCCCAGGTGGCCGCCCGGCTCGCGGCCGTCCCCGGACCCGTCGTCCTGGTCGGCCACTCCTACGGCGGGGCGGTCATCACCCAGGCCGCCGCCACCGCTCCCACCGTCAAGGCCCTGGTCTACGTCTCCGCCTTCGTCCCCGACGCCGGAGAGGTCCTCGGCGAGCTCGCCGCACGGTTCCCCGGCTCCCAGCTCGAAGCCTCCCTCGACCCCGTACCCGTACCGGGACCCGCCGGCACCACCGGCGTCGACCTCTACATCCGGCCCGACCGGTACCACGAGGTCTTCGCCCAGGACGTTCCGCGCACCACCACCCGGGTGCTGGCCGCGGGCCAGCGCCCGCTCAGCGGGTCCGCGTTCACCGACCGTGTGAGCGGCGCGGCGTGGCACACCGTGCCGTCGTGGACCCTGATCTCCACCCGGGACCGGGGCATCGTCCCCGAACTCCAGCGGTTCCAGGCCTCCCGGGCCCGGTCCCGGACGGTCGAGGTCCCGTCCTCCCACCTGCCGATGTACAGCAGGCCCGACGCCGTCGTCGCACTGATCCGATCGGCTGCCCGCACCATCGCCGCCTGA
- a CDS encoding DoxX family protein, with translation MDTDTGLLLLRLLAGLLIAAHGVQKVSFLLGGSGLAGGTEEFRHDGFRGGALTALAAGAGQIGSGLLLAAGALTPLGAAGAIGVMTVALTVKWPHGLWVQHDGYEYPLVLIAIATTLAVTGPGRFSVDRSLGLPHWPGWSAAAALAAGVAGGLAVRALLHAPAVPAPPAPPSSP, from the coding sequence ATGGACACCGACACCGGACTGCTGCTCCTCCGCCTCCTCGCGGGCCTGCTGATCGCCGCGCACGGAGTACAGAAGGTCAGCTTCCTGCTGGGCGGCAGCGGACTGGCGGGCGGCACCGAGGAGTTCCGGCACGACGGCTTCCGCGGCGGGGCGCTCACCGCCCTCGCCGCGGGGGCCGGCCAGATCGGCTCCGGCCTGCTCCTGGCCGCCGGAGCCCTCACTCCGCTCGGCGCCGCCGGGGCGATCGGCGTGATGACCGTCGCCCTCACCGTCAAGTGGCCCCACGGCCTGTGGGTGCAGCACGACGGCTACGAGTACCCCCTCGTCCTCATCGCAATCGCCACCACGCTCGCCGTCACCGGTCCCGGCCGCTTCTCCGTCGACCGCTCACTGGGCCTACCGCATTGGCCCGGCTGGTCGGCCGCTGCCGCGCTGGCGGCCGGGGTGGCCGGCGGCCTTGCCGTACGCGCCCTGCTGCACGCCCCGGCCGTACCCGCACCCCCGGCTCCGCCGAGTTCCCCGTGA
- a CDS encoding helix-turn-helix domain-containing protein: protein MMIDSAVIAPAERAEAIREAIWSSVVRVEITHQPNPRLIRTVGAISGIGPLQVCSVRANATTIRRTPSLARDDMEPSLFVGLQVTGSSMVVQDGREAVLRPGDLALYDTTRPYTLFNKDGIHQHFFRIPRAELALPAGLLDRVTAVRFSRSDPLADLTATCLRRIARHQARPAPSTEYSMDGAGRPGIELLRALITARLGDHRSASEPLHDTLHLRILDYARAHLGDHDLTAARIAAHHHISRRCLYNTLSRKGICLGDWIRTQRLERCRDELAAPAARHRPIAAIAWRWGFPNAAHFSRTFKHAYGLTPSDWRALHTAP from the coding sequence ATGATGATCGACAGTGCGGTCATAGCGCCCGCCGAGCGGGCCGAGGCGATCCGCGAGGCCATCTGGAGCAGCGTGGTGCGGGTGGAGATCACGCATCAGCCGAACCCACGGCTGATCCGCACGGTGGGGGCGATCAGCGGGATCGGGCCGCTGCAGGTCTGCTCTGTCCGTGCCAACGCCACCACCATCCGGCGTACGCCCTCGCTCGCCCGCGACGACATGGAGCCGAGCCTGTTCGTCGGGTTGCAGGTCACCGGGAGCAGCATGGTCGTCCAGGACGGGAGAGAGGCCGTGCTGCGGCCCGGCGATCTGGCACTGTACGACACCACGCGCCCCTACACGCTGTTCAACAAGGACGGCATCCACCAGCACTTCTTTCGCATCCCGCGCGCTGAACTCGCGCTACCCGCCGGGCTGCTGGACCGTGTCACCGCGGTCCGCTTCAGCCGCAGCGACCCGCTGGCCGACCTCACCGCCACCTGTCTGCGGCGTATCGCCCGCCACCAGGCCCGTCCCGCTCCCTCCACCGAGTACAGCATGGACGGGGCGGGCCGGCCGGGCATCGAACTGCTGCGTGCCCTCATCACGGCCCGACTCGGTGACCACCGCAGCGCCTCCGAACCCCTGCACGACACCCTGCACCTGCGGATTCTGGACTACGCCCGCGCCCACCTGGGCGACCACGACCTGACCGCGGCACGCATCGCGGCCCATCACCACATCTCGCGCCGCTGCCTGTACAACACCCTGTCGCGCAAGGGCATCTGCCTGGGCGACTGGATCCGGACACAGCGCCTGGAACGCTGTCGTGACGAACTCGCGGCACCCGCCGCACGGCACCGGCCGATCGCCGCCATCGCCTGGCGCTGGGGCTTTCCGAACGCCGCCCACTTCAGCCGCACCTTCAAGCACGCGTACGGCCTCACCCCGAGCGATTGGCGGGCCCTGCACACCGCACCGTGA
- a CDS encoding helix-turn-helix domain-containing protein, with amino-acid sequence MLLLELEDFAPRERVDAFHHAMTDTSVPNDIVHEEPETGMRARIEGWRVGGLDLFDVRCSGFEVRRTARHVRGHRDRPVVSVSLQTRGVHRAEQAGGRFTLGPDDICVFHELAPRTYGWSGHGASQAITMDMEYLGVPVDTVVRASVRLRASPLHDLLLGHLRALWRDPGLLEADPGAPALANATTELVRALLTSAAHDEQDRHVRAAMDSSLVARITAYARRHLTDPDLGPERIAVEHAISRRQLYVVLGRAGISLEQWLIGERLEAACRLLASPRHAALPVSAVATRCGFTSPSHFTRRFRSAYGVTPSEWRRHRLRPAVPVAHHDT; translated from the coding sequence GTGCTGCTGCTGGAGCTGGAGGACTTCGCACCGCGCGAGAGGGTGGACGCGTTCCACCACGCGATGACGGACACCTCCGTGCCGAACGACATCGTTCACGAGGAGCCCGAGACGGGGATGCGTGCCCGGATCGAAGGATGGCGGGTGGGCGGGCTGGACCTCTTCGACGTACGGTGCTCGGGGTTCGAGGTCCGGCGGACGGCCAGGCACGTGCGCGGGCACCGGGACCGTCCGGTGGTCTCGGTCTCCCTCCAGACCAGGGGCGTCCACCGAGCCGAACAGGCGGGCGGGAGGTTCACCCTGGGGCCGGACGACATCTGTGTCTTCCACGAGCTCGCGCCGCGCACCTACGGCTGGTCCGGACACGGGGCCTCGCAGGCCATCACCATGGACATGGAGTATCTCGGAGTGCCGGTCGACACCGTGGTACGGGCCTCCGTACGGCTGCGGGCCAGCCCGTTGCACGACCTGCTCCTGGGGCACCTGCGGGCACTCTGGCGGGATCCGGGCCTGCTGGAGGCCGACCCCGGAGCCCCCGCCCTCGCGAACGCCACCACCGAACTCGTGCGGGCCCTGCTGACATCGGCGGCGCACGACGAGCAGGACCGGCACGTCAGAGCGGCCATGGACAGCTCGCTGGTGGCCCGGATCACGGCCTACGCACGCCGCCACCTCACCGATCCCGACCTCGGCCCGGAGCGCATCGCCGTGGAGCACGCCATATCCAGGAGGCAGCTCTACGTGGTCCTGGGTCGTGCGGGAATCAGCCTGGAACAGTGGCTCATAGGCGAGCGTTTGGAGGCGGCGTGCCGCCTGCTGGCTTCGCCCCGCCACGCGGCCCTGCCCGTATCCGCCGTGGCCACCCGTTGCGGCTTCACCAGCCCCAGTCACTTCACTCGGCGGTTCCGCTCGGCCTACGGGGTCACCCCGAGCGAGTGGCGGCGCCACCGGCTCCGACCCGCGGTCCCGGTCGCCCACCACGACACCTGA
- a CDS encoding hydrolase — MSDFNFDLDTVTAAPSRDLLTPDNAMMLFVDHQPQMFFGAASTDRVAVINATVGLAKAARVFDVPVVLSTVAAESFSGPILPQLREVFPKHDIVDRTSMNAWEDEALVEAVKATGRHKIVLCGLWTEVCLVLPALSALNQGYEVYVVADASAGVTPAAHEHAMQRMTAAGAVPVTWLQVLLELQRDWARTETYVATTDVVKEHGGAYGLGVVYAHSMIDPHAAG, encoded by the coding sequence ATGTCCGACTTCAACTTCGACCTCGACACCGTCACCGCCGCGCCCAGCCGCGATCTGCTCACCCCCGACAACGCGATGATGCTGTTCGTCGACCACCAGCCGCAGATGTTCTTCGGCGCCGCCAGCACCGACCGCGTCGCCGTCATCAACGCCACCGTGGGCCTGGCCAAGGCCGCCCGGGTCTTCGACGTCCCCGTCGTGCTGTCCACCGTGGCCGCCGAATCCTTCTCCGGACCGATCCTGCCGCAGCTGCGCGAGGTCTTCCCCAAGCACGACATCGTCGACCGGACCTCCATGAACGCGTGGGAGGACGAGGCCCTGGTCGAGGCGGTCAAGGCCACCGGCCGCCACAAGATAGTGCTCTGCGGCCTGTGGACCGAGGTCTGCCTCGTCCTGCCCGCCCTCTCCGCCCTCAACCAGGGGTACGAGGTGTACGTCGTCGCCGACGCCTCCGCCGGCGTCACCCCGGCAGCCCACGAGCACGCCATGCAGCGGATGACCGCCGCCGGCGCCGTGCCCGTCACCTGGCTGCAGGTGCTCCTGGAACTCCAGCGCGACTGGGCACGCACCGAGACCTACGTCGCCACCACCGACGTGGTCAAGGAGCACGGCGGCGCGTACGGCCTGGGTGTCGTCTACGCCCACTCCATGATCGACCCGCACGCCGCCGGCTGA
- a CDS encoding alpha/beta hydrolase, which produces MTDHTPVTPVLEPAAADFAEATGTPPFLFQIPPAEGRKAVDAVQWGGEIAKPDVDEEWVTVTGGPTGEVRARIVRPAGVSGALPVVLYIHGAGWVFGNAHTHDRLVRELAVGARAAVVFPEYGLSPEHRYPVAIEQNWTVARWVVTDGSGHGLDPARIAVAGDSVGGNMAAALTLMAKERGGLALRQQALFYPVTDAAFDTGSYHQFAEGYFLRRDGMRWFWDQYTTDEAQRAEITASPLRATTEQLTGLPPALVITAEADVLRDEGEAYANKLRAAGVPVTAVRYQGIIHDFVMLDALRGTNAAASAIEHAVRVLERALADD; this is translated from the coding sequence ATGACCGACCACACCCCTGTCACGCCGGTACTGGAGCCGGCCGCCGCCGACTTCGCGGAAGCGACCGGGACACCGCCGTTCCTGTTCCAGATCCCCCCGGCCGAGGGCCGCAAAGCCGTCGACGCGGTGCAGTGGGGCGGCGAGATCGCCAAGCCCGACGTGGACGAGGAGTGGGTGACCGTCACGGGCGGCCCCACCGGCGAGGTCAGGGCCCGGATCGTCCGACCTGCCGGGGTGAGCGGCGCCCTGCCCGTCGTGCTCTACATCCACGGCGCGGGATGGGTGTTCGGCAACGCGCACACCCACGACCGCCTCGTCCGGGAACTGGCCGTCGGCGCCCGGGCCGCCGTCGTCTTCCCCGAGTACGGACTGTCGCCCGAACACCGCTACCCCGTCGCCATCGAGCAGAACTGGACGGTGGCCCGCTGGGTGGTCACCGACGGCTCCGGCCACGGCCTGGACCCCGCCCGCATCGCCGTGGCCGGCGACTCGGTCGGCGGCAACATGGCCGCGGCGCTGACCCTGATGGCCAAGGAACGCGGCGGACTCGCCCTGCGCCAGCAGGCCCTCTTCTACCCCGTCACCGACGCCGCCTTCGACACCGGCTCCTACCACCAGTTCGCGGAAGGGTACTTCCTGCGCCGCGACGGGATGCGGTGGTTCTGGGACCAGTACACGACGGACGAGGCCCAGCGGGCGGAGATCACCGCCTCCCCGCTGCGCGCCACCACCGAGCAGCTGACCGGTCTGCCGCCGGCCCTGGTGATCACCGCGGAGGCGGACGTCCTGCGGGACGAGGGCGAGGCGTACGCGAACAAGCTGCGAGCCGCGGGCGTGCCCGTCACGGCGGTGCGCTACCAAGGCATCATCCACGACTTCGTCATGCTCGACGCGCTGCGTGGGACAAACGCGGCGGCGTCCGCGATCGAACACGCCGTCCGCGTCCTGGAGCGAGCGCTGGCCGATGACTGA